In the genome of Kutzneria kofuensis, the window GCTCGAACGCGGCATCGAACGCGAAGTCGTGCCCGCCGCCGACCACCACGGCATCGGCATCCTCTGCTGGGCCCCACTCGGCCGCGGCGTCCTCACCGGCAAATACCGCAACGCCACCCCCTCCGACTCCCGAGGCGCCTCCCCGCACTACGCCCCGTACGTCGAACACCACCGCAGCGAACGCGCCGCCCGCATCGTGCAGGCCGTCGTCACCGCCGCCGACGGACTCGGCACCACCCCGCTCGCAGTGGCCCTGGCCTGGGTCCGAGACCGACCCGGCGTCGTAGCCCCGGTGGTCGGCGCCCGCGACACGACACAACTGCAGGCCAGCCTCGCCGCCGAAGACCTCGTACTCCCACCGGCCATCCGAGCCGCGCTCGACGACGTGAGCGATATCGAACTCGGCTACCCCGAACGACCGCTCGGCTGACCGGGTGTCGTACATGACACGCAAGTGACCCCCACGTGACCACGGAGCGCCGGTCGGGGATGCTGGAGACAGCACAGCACCACGAGGAGGCCCCGTTGCGCCGGCTCGCCGTCGTCCTGATCGCCGGATCAACCCTGGTCACGGGGTGTTCGTCCGGCACCAACAGCGGGGACGACCTGCAGGTTGCCGACACCGTCACCGCCGCCACCCCGGCCGATTCGCCCGCACCCGCGAAAACCCCCGCCGGGACCGTGCTGCCCCTGAGCCAGAACGCCACGGCCATCGCCGTCGACACCGCCCACCACACCGCGGCCGTCGCCGTCGACAACCCACCCGCGCTCCGCCTCTACGACCTGACCAGCATCGATACGCCGCCCCGCACCATCGACCTGCCCGGCCGCGTCGACAACCTCAGCACCGCCGGCGACACCCTCCTGGCCCCCGTCCGCACGGCCAACCAACTCCTGCGCATCACCCTCCCCGCCGGCACCGTGGACAAGATCACACTCACCGGCGGACCCGTCGCCGCCAACACCAAGGGCGACCAGACCCTCGTCGCCCTCCACGACACCAAATCCGTCGCCGTGCTGACCGGCGACAAGACCGACCGCACCATCACCGGCCTCGCCAGCGCCGACCAAGCCCTCCCCGTCGGCGACAAGGCAGTCGTCCTCGACCGCCTCCGCACCGCCGTCTTCGACCTCGACCCCACCGCCGGCACCGTCGGCGCCGGCCTCCGCGCCGGCGACGGCGCCACCAACGCCGTCACCGACAAGTACGGCCGGGTCCTCGTCACCGACAGCCGCGGCGGCGAACTCCTCGTCTACAAACCCGACACCCTCGTCGAACTCCAGCGCTACCCCGTCCCGGGCACGCCCTACGGCATCGCCTACGACCCCGACCGCGACCTCGCCTGGGTCACCCTCACCGCGACCAACCAGGTGGTCGGCTACGACATCGCCGGCGGCGAACCAGTCGAACGCCACCGCCTGCCCACCGTCCGCCAACCCAACTCCGTGGCGGTCGACCCCACCACCGGACGCGTCCTCGTCGCGTCCGCCGACGGCGGAGGAGTACAGGTGATCACACCATGACAGCAGCCACCAACGAGGTGGTCGACGGCGACTGGGAATACCGCGGGCTGCGCCTGCCGCCCGGTGTCTCCCGCCGCACCGCCGCCACCCAGCTCGCCATCCACGCCGAATTCGCCGGCTGGGAACTCTCCCGGGTCCTGCTCTACGGCGACGGCACCCGCAAGGTCTGGCTCCGCCGCAAGCGCAGCGCCGCCACCCTCGCCCCCGGCCCCATCACGTAACAACCAGGCCCCGCACCAACCGCACCACCTCGGCGGGACGCTCCAACGGCACCATGTGCCCGGCGCCCGGCAGCACGACCGCGTCCCCGGACCCCACCGCCTTCACCAACCCCTGCGCGTTCGACGCCGGACACAACCGGTCCCGCTCACCCACCGCGGCCACCACCGGCACCCGCGACGCCACCGTCAACGCCGCCTCCCGGTCGTACCGGTCGAAGGCCGGCCGGAACAACGCCACCGTCGCCGGCCAGTGCTCGGCCACCATCTCGGCCGTCAGCGCGGCGTCCTCCTCGTTCGGATCGTCCCCGAACAGCCACCACTTCAGGCCCGCGGCCTTGGCCGGCTCGATCCGCCCACGGATGTGCCGCACCACCGGACCGAACACCTTCTCCAACTCCTCCACGAGCTTGCCGACCGCCTGCGGCCACGCCAGCGACGTCTCACCCCGCCGACCCACCGCCGTCGACAGGAACGCCAACCCCGACACCCGCTGCGAGAACAGCCGCGGATGCCGCTCCACCAGCGCCATCGTCGCCATGCCACCCATCGAATGGCCCACCACGACCACCCGCTCCGAGTCCACGCCCCGATCGATCAACTCGGCCAGGTCGTCACCCAGCTGCTCGATCGACGCGGTCTCCGGTGTCGCCGGCCCCGACTGCCCGTGCCCGCGATGGTCATAGGCCACGACCTGCAGCTCGTCGTGCGCCAACTCCGGGATCACCCGATGCCAGCTGCGGTGATCCAACGCGTAACCGTGGGCGAGCACCACGGTCACCGGTGCGTCCGGAGCACCGGACCGAACCACGTTCAGCCCGACTCCGTCTTCCAGCGGGAAGACTTCATCCATTCGGGAATCGTGTCATGTAGTCAGGACACCTGCGACCGATGTCGTACGCTCTGGGTAGCGACCTGACGAGAACAGGGGGTGGATGTTGCACGATCTCGTGACGACCTTCACCACCCTGATGACCGCCGGCCCCGGCCTGGCCACCATCGTCCTGCTCGCCGGCTTCCTCATCGCCGCCCTGGCGATCCATCTCTGCTCCACCCGCCACGCCGACCACGCGATCCGCCGCACCATCGGCCTGGCCACCCGCGAGCAGGCCCGCAGCCGCCACGTGCTGCGCCAACTCGATCCCGACGCCGCCGGACACACCCGCCCCCGAGCACCTTCAGCCGCCTGATCCACCCCAGGCACCCGCACCCACCCTCCGCTGAAGGGCTCATTCATGCTGTCCGCACTCTTCGACCCGTTCGTCGACGCCGCCTACCACTTGGTCTCGTTCCTGGCGCCGCTGACCGGAACCGCCGGCGCCATCGTCGTCTTCGTCATGATCGTCCGACTCTGCCTGCACCCGCTGGCCCGCATCCAGGTCCGCGGCGAACGGGCCCGCGCCGAGATCATGCCCAAGCTCAAGGAGATCCAGGACCGGCACAAGGGCAACCCCGACCGGCTCAACCAGGAACTGGCCGCCTTCTACGGCGGCGAGGGCAAGGGCATGTTCGCCGGCTGCCTGCCCATGCTCATCCAACTGCCGATCTTCTCCGTGATGTACCGGCTGTTCCTGTCGCCGACCGTCGGCGGCCACCCCAACCTGCTGCTCACCCACACCCTGCTCGGCACGCCGTTGAGCACGGTGTTCATCACCTCGCCCAGCATCGCCGCGGTGGGCCTGTTCGCGCTGATGGCCGGCGTGGCCACGTGGTCGGCGATGCGGATGACCGGGCCCAAGCTGCTGCGGGTCCTGCCGTACGCCACGGTCGTGTTCGCCATGTTCGTGCCGCTCGCGGCCGGGCTGTACCTGCTCACCACCACCGCGTGGACGGCCTTCGAGCGCGCGCTGCTGACGCGGCGTGAGAAGGTCGCCGGGTGATCGATGTTGCGGAGCAGTTGGCCCGGGCCGTGTCCCTGCGTGAAACCGGTTCGGTGGACGAGGCCCGGGACCTGCTGCTGAAGTTGTCGTCGGCGGCGCCCGACGACAGCCGCGTCGCCTACCAGACCGCATGGGTCCACGACGTCCTGGGCCTGGAACGCGACGCGATCCCGTTCTACGTGCGGGCGCTCGACGGCGACGGACTGTCGGCCGTCGAGCGCCGCGGCGCGATGCTGGGCCTGGGCAGCACGTATCGCACGCTGGGCCGGTACGCCGAGGCGGTGAGCGTGCTGTCCGCCGGCGTCGCCGAGTTCCCGGACGACCGCGCGCTGGCCGTGTTCCTGGCGATGGCCCTGTACAACGCCGGCAACGCCAAGGAGGCCGTCGCCGGGCTGCTCACCGTGCTCGCCGACACGAGCGCCGATCCGGAGGTCAGGCGGTACGAGCGGGCGATCAGGCTGTACGCCGAGGACCTGGACCGAGTCTGGGACTGATCCCTTTCCTGTCCAGGAGGTCTTTGTTGCTGCTCGGGCGAGCTACCTTTTTAGTGTCTTTTTTAGTCGTCACTGAAGCTATAGTGATATCATGCCTCTTGAATGAAGCGGTCCAGGACCCGGGTTCCGAACTCCAGGGCCTCGACCGGGACCCGCTCGTCCACGCCGTGGAACAGCGCCGTGAAGTCCAGGTCGTCGGGCAGCTTCAGCGGCGAGAAGCCGAAGTTGCGGATCCCCAGCCGCTGGAACGACTTCGCGTCCGTGCCCGCCGACAGCATGTACGGCAGCAGCTTCGCCTCCGGATCCTCGGCCAGGATCGACCGGTGCATGTGGTCCACGATGGCGCCGTCGAACGAGGTCTGGACCGGCGGCAGGCTCATCCACTCCCGCTCCACGTCCGGTCCGAGGATCTCGGCCAGCTCCCGCTCGAACGCCTCCTCCCGGCCCGGCAGGATCCGGCAGTCCACGCTGGCCTCGGCGATCGACGGGATCACGTTCGACTTGTAGCCGGCCGAGAGCATCGTCGGGTTGGCGGTGTCGCGCAGCGTCGCGCCGACGATCCGGGAGATGCCGCCGAGCTTGGCGATCGCGCCGTCCAGGTCGTCCTCGGGGAACTCGATGCCGGTCAGCTCCGTGACGCCGGCGAGGAACTCCCGCACCGAATCCGTCAGCACCAAGGGGAACCGGTGCCGGCCCAGCCGCGCCACCGCCTCGGCCAGCTTCGTGACGGCGTTGTCCTCGTGCACCATCGAGCCGTGCCCGGCGCGGCCGCGCACCCGCAGCTTCAGCCAGGCGATGCCCTTCTCGGCCGTCTCCACCAGGTAGGCGCGGACGCCGTCCTTGAGCGTGATCGAGTAGCCGCCGACCTCGCTGATGGCCTCCGTGCAGCCCTCGAACAGCTCCGGCCGGTTGTCCACCAGCCAGCTCGCGCCCTGCTTGCCGCCCGCCTCCTCGTCGGCGAGGAAGGCGAAGACGATGTCGCGTCGCGGCGTGATGCCGTCCCGCTTGAGCCGGCGGGCGACCGCCAGGCTCATCGCCACCATGTCCTTCATGTCGACGGCGCCACGGCCCCAGACGTAGCCGTCCTGGACCGCGCCGGAGAACGGGTGCACCGACCACTCCGCGGCGTCGGCCGGCACCACGTCCAGGTGGCCGTGGACCAGCAGCGCTCCCCTGCTCGGGTCGGCGCCGGCCAGGCGCGCCACCACGTTGCCGCGGCCCGGGCCCTGGTCGCCGGACTCCACGTAGGTGGTCTCGTAGCCCACCTCGGCCAGCTTCTCCGCCACGTACTCCGCGGCCGCCCGCTCCCCCACCAGCGTCGCGGGATCCCCGGTGTTGGTGGTGTCGATCTGGATCAGCTCACTGGCCAGCTCGACCGCTTCCCGCTCGGCCAGCCGCAACCCGTCCGTGTTCTGGTGCTCGGTCACCAGCCATTCCTATCACTGGAGCCGGGCCCGTCCCGCTCTCCGGGACCCGCCCGACCCCAGCGCCTCGCCTTCGCCGTCCTGGCGGGTCCGGCTTTTCGCTTTCAGAGTGCTTCGTTTCAGTTGTCACTGAAGTTATAGTGATTTAATCCTCCGCGAGCAGCGGGCCCTCGTGCAGCACCTCTCCCCCGGTGTCGTACACCCGGACCCGCAGCGGCCGCACCGCCTCCCTCGCGCGGTCGAGATGCGCCCAGGCCGCGGTGATCCGGTCGTCGACGGGAACCGAGTCGGGCAGCTCCTCGGCCGGCGGGATCACGTGCAGGTCCACGGCGAAGGTGTGCGCCACGATCTTCGCCGGGACCACTTCCCCGTCCTCGCGGATCACCTCGAGCCGACCCACGCCGTCGACGCACGTGCCGCAGATCCCCCGGTCGACGCCCCAGACCGAGAACGGGCGCTTCTCCTCGGGGCTGCGCCAGCCGTTCTTCACGATGTTGAACAGGGTGTATCGGGGACTTCCCTGACATTTCCCCCACGTCAGCTTCCTGTCCAGGGTGGACAGGAACCTTTACAACGTTGTGCCGACGTCGTAGAACCGATCCAGAGCGTCACCTCGAACCCTGCCGCCGAGGAGCGACCATGAGCTCTGTCCGCCCAATCGCGCTCGCGATCGCCCTGCTGATGGCCGCGGGCACGGCCCCGGCGATCGCCGCGCATCCGTCCGTCCGACCACATGCCGTGACATCGGGCAACGCCAGATTCGAGGTCCTCTCACCAACGCTGATCCGCACGGAGTACGCCGGTGACGCGCACTTCGTGGACGCGCCGACGTTCAACGCCATCGGGCGGGACGGCTTCCCCGCTACCCAGTACAGGACGAAGACCGTCGACGGCTGGCTGACCATCGACACCGGGTCGATGACCCTGCGGTACAAGACGGGTTCCGGGGCGTTCAACACGGACAACCTGCAGGTGCAGCTGAAGGCCGGCGCGCAGGACGTGACCGCGCGGCCGTGGCTGGTGCCGTCCTGCTCCCCCGGCGTGCTGTGCGAGGCGGAGAACCTGACGCTGAACGGCATCGCCGTGGCCAACGACCACACCGGCTACACCGGGCGGGGCTTCGCCGCGGGCTTCCAGGGCACCGGCAACTCGCTGTCGTTCCAGGTCACGGTGCCGGCCGACGGCTCGTATCAGCTGGATGCCCGATACGCCAACGCGACCGGCGGCGACGGGCAGACCACCACCCGCACGCTGACCGCCTCCGCGGACGGCGTTTCGCACACTTTGACGCTGCCGACGACCGCCGACTGGAACACGTGGGCGCTCGCGTCGACGACGTTCACGCTCACGGCCGGCACGCACACCGTGACGATCGCCCGCGGCGCCAACGACTCCGGCAACGTCAACATCGACAGCGTAGCGCTCGTGACGCCA includes:
- a CDS encoding YncE family protein produces the protein MLETAQHHEEAPLRRLAVVLIAGSTLVTGCSSGTNSGDDLQVADTVTAATPADSPAPAKTPAGTVLPLSQNATAIAVDTAHHTAAVAVDNPPALRLYDLTSIDTPPRTIDLPGRVDNLSTAGDTLLAPVRTANQLLRITLPAGTVDKITLTGGPVAANTKGDQTLVALHDTKSVAVLTGDKTDRTITGLASADQALPVGDKAVVLDRLRTAVFDLDPTAGTVGAGLRAGDGATNAVTDKYGRVLVTDSRGGELLVYKPDTLVELQRYPVPGTPYGIAYDPDRDLAWVTLTATNQVVGYDIAGGEPVERHRLPTVRQPNSVAVDPTTGRVLVASADGGGVQVITP
- a CDS encoding DUF5703 family protein encodes the protein MTAATNEVVDGDWEYRGLRLPPGVSRRTAATQLAIHAEFAGWELSRVLLYGDGTRKVWLRRKRSAATLAPGPIT
- a CDS encoding alpha/beta fold hydrolase, which translates into the protein MDEVFPLEDGVGLNVVRSGAPDAPVTVVLAHGYALDHRSWHRVIPELAHDELQVVAYDHRGHGQSGPATPETASIEQLGDDLAELIDRGVDSERVVVVGHSMGGMATMALVERHPRLFSQRVSGLAFLSTAVGRRGETSLAWPQAVGKLVEELEKVFGPVVRHIRGRIEPAKAAGLKWWLFGDDPNEEDAALTAEMVAEHWPATVALFRPAFDRYDREAALTVASRVPVVAAVGERDRLCPASNAQGLVKAVGSGDAVVLPGAGHMVPLERPAEVVRLVRGLVVT
- a CDS encoding DUF6412 domain-containing protein, giving the protein MLHDLVTTFTTLMTAGPGLATIVLLAGFLIAALAIHLCSTRHADHAIRRTIGLATREQARSRHVLRQLDPDAAGHTRPRAPSAA
- a CDS encoding YidC/Oxa1 family membrane protein insertase, whose translation is MLSALFDPFVDAAYHLVSFLAPLTGTAGAIVVFVMIVRLCLHPLARIQVRGERARAEIMPKLKEIQDRHKGNPDRLNQELAAFYGGEGKGMFAGCLPMLIQLPIFSVMYRLFLSPTVGGHPNLLLTHTLLGTPLSTVFITSPSIAAVGLFALMAGVATWSAMRMTGPKLLRVLPYATVVFAMFVPLAAGLYLLTTTAWTAFERALLTRREKVAG
- a CDS encoding tetratricopeptide repeat protein, which gives rise to MIDVAEQLARAVSLRETGSVDEARDLLLKLSSAAPDDSRVAYQTAWVHDVLGLERDAIPFYVRALDGDGLSAVERRGAMLGLGSTYRTLGRYAEAVSVLSAGVAEFPDDRALAVFLAMALYNAGNAKEAVAGLLTVLADTSADPEVRRYERAIRLYAEDLDRVWD
- a CDS encoding M20/M25/M40 family metallo-hydrolase, which encodes MTEHQNTDGLRLAEREAVELASELIQIDTTNTGDPATLVGERAAAEYVAEKLAEVGYETTYVESGDQGPGRGNVVARLAGADPSRGALLVHGHLDVVPADAAEWSVHPFSGAVQDGYVWGRGAVDMKDMVAMSLAVARRLKRDGITPRRDIVFAFLADEEAGGKQGASWLVDNRPELFEGCTEAISEVGGYSITLKDGVRAYLVETAEKGIAWLKLRVRGRAGHGSMVHEDNAVTKLAEAVARLGRHRFPLVLTDSVREFLAGVTELTGIEFPEDDLDGAIAKLGGISRIVGATLRDTANPTMLSAGYKSNVIPSIAEASVDCRILPGREEAFERELAEILGPDVEREWMSLPPVQTSFDGAIVDHMHRSILAEDPEAKLLPYMLSAGTDAKSFQRLGIRNFGFSPLKLPDDLDFTALFHGVDERVPVEALEFGTRVLDRFIQEA